One Gossypium hirsutum isolate 1008001.06 chromosome A08, Gossypium_hirsutum_v2.1, whole genome shotgun sequence genomic window, TATAGTATTAATATTTCTTCCAAAAacatatgcaatcaagcaattaAAACTTGAGTCTTGGAAGAATATGACACATGTTGACTTATACACACGTGCTATTAATTTATACGGATTATATCACCAAATTAGACTTTAAAATTAACAACTGATCTATAGGTTTTCCCAGGCTCCCATCCCGCCGGAATCACACCGGTGGCCACAATGGTGTTGCGAGAGTCGAGTGAGGTTAGCTTGATAGAGAAGGGTGCCCGCAACCGGGAACCGGCGTCGAGTTTCCAGACAGCACCCCAGGATTGTTGCATGGGTTGCCAGGTGTCAGAGTCAAGCGCCTGTTTCAGGTCAACCGAGGCAAGGTCACCATCTCCATCTTCGTATTCAATTAGGGTGGCGAAATAGTTAGGGTTGGAACCCGCATCGACGTGGAATGCAATGGTCGTTCCAGGATAGTTACATTCAACTCTGCAAACCCATTTCGTCAACAAacagaataattaaaaaaaaaaaaaaagagattgaattCTTCAACTCTATCAAACCCATTTCGTCAAGGCTATAAAGACTTTTTATCCATTAAAGGTAGGTGAGGACTAAAACTAAATTCTTACTTTCTATATTGAATTTGCAAGACCCCAGCATCACGGAGCTTCTCAGCCTGACCAGACTTAGCCATGGCACCAAAAGAAGTACCACTTAAATCGAAATGAACCGACTCTGAAACACAGGCGGGGCATTCATCTGTGATTACTACGGTCGCAGGGTTTCCCGAACAGGCTGAATTACTCGTGCATTTTACCTGAAATACACGTACATATGTCTAAGTACACTACCATTAATGATAATATTGAAACCCTTTGCATGAGAGAGTAGTCTTAGTGCACCTCATAACAGGCACCGCATCCTTTGCCAGATTTGTACAGAGAAGGTCCTCCAGCCGATACCAATGACGAAAATGGAGCTTGCGACACACTTCCTCCATAGCCACAAGATCCACCTACattcatacacacaaaatggttAAACTTGACGAAATAATCAAACAAAAAACATTAGTGTAAATGGTGACAATCATTGCCCATGCTGGTCATTACCATCACTTCCAGCCCCTGTGGGGCTGCCATACCATGTAGCGCCGGCTGGGGACCAAGCATACTCAGATGCTGCCAATGAGACATTAAGGAGCTTAGGGTAGAATCCAAAGCAACCGTTAAATAAAACTGAAAATGTGACTCCAAAAGCTAAGAGGGAGCACATGTTTCCAAGAGTAGTGAAAGCCATGAACACAAACTTCGATCCAAGAAATTTGCTAGTAGGTAGCAGAGAAGTTTTAAGTTTTGTGATGGCTCTAGCAGAAGAACTACAAGGTATTTATAGAGCCAAGCGTAGTGCATGGTTGCTAATGCAACCACTTAGAAAATGACACGTGTAATAACAGTGGAGGATTTAACCATTATTTTCTTCGGGGACAAGTCAAAAGGAAGATCCTTGAGATACGAAATAAGTAATAAACTATACTGCTTGATTGGACTTTTTGTAAGAaggtatttttataaaaaaaaaattagtaagaaataaaaattttggttaaataatataaaagattTTGAAGACATCAGCTAGAATAGGCGGCACCATTGCTTTTACTAAGATTAAAAGTGACATAAATATTACTAAACATAAAAGATAAGAATTTTGTATTATGTTCACAagttattaattaattcaaaggATCTATTGTGAAAATGAAGTATGTCGGGAAGTTTGcatgtatttgtatttttatgtatatttcatatACAATGTAATACAGAAGCAATAATGTGTTGTtttattttgagaattttttctAACTCACATGTTAGATATACCCTAATAAGGTTATACTTTGTTTATTAGTGTACTTTAAATGAGAAgggtaaaataattattatttcttggTAAATTataagggaagaataaagtattAATAGTAAAGTGACTTAAATCTAGACCACACTTGAGATGATAAATATTCCGATCATCAAGTCAATAcatgaaaaagataaaaagatagaaaaaaaaaagaagtaagtAATGCATTAGCTTTGATTGAAGTCAGTTAAAATGATGTACACCATATAGCATATTAACAGAGTCCAACATGGATAGATGAGTCAGATTTGGTTGTTTCGGAGCTTGGTTGCCCCAATCTGATTTTTAAAAGTATTCTTTGTGTTTTTAGACCCTTTGATATTCAATATTTACATTATATTGTATGTAGTAGAAAGAATAGCTATATTGTATTTAAATGAAATAGATAAAACTTGTTACGACTTATGCAAATAAATATTGACAAAATGTTTTTTGTGCCCTATGCAGGGTTTGTGTAATAAAGGTAGGACCCAATCGCCCACAAGCGGTTATGTTTCAATAATGGGGACCCACTAGGACGGTTATCACGTGCCCCACGTTAGCAATAGATATATAGGTCCGTTTAAGAAGTTTAATTGCTTCTTCCGGTAAAAATACCACAGCAGCCCCAATGCTATATCTCATATTGTACTATAGTCCTTTTATTGAAAACTTAAGTCAAATGGTCCTTTATACATAGGATGAACTGAGCGAATGCCTATTTggtgttttatatataaatttaacctTTCATTTTTACTATTTGTCCACTACTATTTTATTTACAGAAAATTGGCCCTCAactttttattaatgaaatattcataaaaattaaagagcataaataaatattgaaattagccaactgaattgttatttttttatattctaatataatGCAGTATATAACTTTGTAAGCTTAACTAGCTCTCCTTCCaccaaatattaataattttaaaggcAGCATATAAATATATCCACTCACAATTTATGAGGTGTCACCATTTTCACTTTAAATCTCTACAAGCtataaaattaaatgtaaaatctCAAAGCAGCTTCAACCTCAGCTAGTTCAA contains:
- the LOC107935868 gene encoding putative expansin-B2 gives rise to the protein MAFTTLGNMCSLLAFGVTFSVLFNGCFGFYPKLLNVSLAASEYAWSPAGATWYGSPTGAGSDGGSCGYGGSVSQAPFSSLVSAGGPSLYKSGKGCGACYEVKCTSNSACSGNPATVVITDECPACVSESVHFDLSGTSFGAMAKSGQAEKLRDAGVLQIQYRKVECNYPGTTIAFHVDAGSNPNYFATLIEYEDGDGDLASVDLKQALDSDTWQPMQQSWGAVWKLDAGSRLRAPFSIKLTSLDSRNTIVATGVIPAGWEPGKTYRSVVNFKV